Proteins co-encoded in one Callospermophilus lateralis isolate mCalLat2 chromosome 2, mCalLat2.hap1, whole genome shotgun sequence genomic window:
- the Nxf1 gene encoding nuclear RNA export factor 1 — translation MADEGKSYNEHDDRVSFPQRRKKGRGPFRWKYGEGNRRSGRGGSGVQSSRLEEDDGDVAMSDAQDGPRVRYNPYATRTNRRGDTWHDRGGRIHITVRRDRAPPERGGAGTSQDGSSKNWFKVTIPCGKKYDKAWLLNMIQSKCSVPFTPIEFHYESTRAQFFVEDSSTASALKAINYKIVGQDNRRIPIIINPSVPPYVVQNELKPEQVEQLKLIMSKRYDGSQQALDLKGLRSDPDLVAQNIDVVLHRRNCMAATLRIIEENIPELLSLNLSNNRLYRLDVMSSIVQKASNLKILNLSGNELKSERELDKIKGLKLEELWLDGNPLCDTFQDQSTYISAIRERFPKLLRLDGHELPPPIAFDVEAPTMLPPCKGSYFGTENLKSLVLHFLQQYYAIYDSGDRQGLLDAYHDGACCSLSIPFTPHNPARSNLAEYLKDSRNVKRVKDPPTRFRLLKHTRLNVVAFLNELPKTQHDINSFVVDISAQTSTLLCFSVNGVFKEVDGKSRDPLRAFTRTFIAVPASNSGLCIVNDELFVRNASPEEIQRAFAMPAPTPSSSPVPTLSPEQQEMLQAFSTQSGMNLEWSQKCLQDNNWDYTRSAQAFTHLKAKGEIPEVAFMK, via the exons ATGGCGGACGAGGGAAAGTCGTACAACG AGCATGATGACCGTGTTAGTTTCcctcaaagaagaaagaaaggccgGGGTCCTTTCCGGTGGAAGTATGGTGAGGGAAATCGTCGGTCAGGACGAGGTGGTTCTGGTGTTCAGTCTTCTCGGCTCGAGGAAGATGATGGAGATGTGGCAATGAGTGATGCTCAGGATGGTCCCCGTGTACGATA CAACCCGTATGCCACCCGAACTAACCGTCGGGGTGATACTTGGCATGATCGAGGAGGTCGCATTCACATTACTGTGCGGAGAGACAGAGCTCCTCCAGAGAGAGGAGGGGCTGGCACCAGCCAGGATGGGTCCTCTAAGAACTGGTTCAAGGTTACA ATTCCTTGTGGCAAAAAGTATGACAAAGCTTGGCTTCTGAACATGATTCAGAGCAAATGCAGTGTCCCTTTCACCCCCATTGAG tttcATTATGAGAGCACCCGGGCCCAGTTTTTTGTGGAGGATTCCAGCACTGCCTCTGCATTAAAGGCTATCAACTATAAGATTGTGGGTCAGGATAACCGAAGG ATACCTATCATCATCAACCCCTCTGTTCCACCCTATGTTGTACAAAATGAACTGAAGCCAGAACAAGTAGAACAGCTAAAG CTTATTATGAGCAAACGTTATGATGGTTCCCAACAAGCACTTGATCTCAAGGGCCTTCGTTCAGACCCAG ATTTGGTGGCCCAGAACATTGATGTTGTCCTGCATCGTAGAAACTGTATGGCGGCTACCCTACGAATCATTGAAGAAAACATCCCTGAG CTTTTATCTTTGAACTTGAGCAACAACAGGCTTTACAGGCTGGATGTCATGTCCAGCATTGTGCAGAAGGCATCCAACCTGAAGATCTTAAATCTCTCTGGAAATGAA TTGAAGTCTGAGCGGGAGTTGGATAAGATAAAAGGGCTGAAGCTGGAAGAGCTGTGGCTTGATGGAAATCCCCTGTGTGACACTTTCCAAGACCAGTCTACCTACATCAG CGCCATTCGCGAACGATTTCCCAAGTTACTACGCCTG GATGGCCATGAGTTGCCCCCACCAATTGCCTTTGATGTTGAAGCCCCCACAATGTTGCCACCCTGCAAG GGAAGCTATTTTGGAACGGAGAACCTAAAGAGTCTGGTTCTGCACTTTCTGCAGCA ATACTATGCAATTTATGACTCTGGAGACCGGCAGGGGCTTTTGGATGCCTACCATGATGGGGCCTGCTGCTCACTAAGCATTCCATTCACCCCCCATAACCCTGCCCG AAGCAACTTGGCTGAATACTTGAAGGACAGCAGAAATGTGAAAAGGGTTAAAGACCCAC CCACGCGGTTCCGGTTGCTGAAACACACACGTCTCAACGTTGTCGCCTTCCTCAATGAGTTGCCCAAAACTCAGCATGACATCAATTCCTTTGTGGTAGACATAAGTGCCCAGACA AGCACATTGCTGTGTTTTTCTGTCAATGGAGTCTTCAAGGAAG TGGATGGAAAATCTCGAGATCCTTTGAGAGCCTTCACGAGGACATTCATCGCTGTTCCTGCTAGTAATTCAGG GTTATGTATCGTTAATGACGAGCTATTTGTGCGGAATGCCAGCCCTGAAGAGATCCAAAGAGCCTTCGCCATGCCTGCACCCACACCTTCCTCCAGCCCTGTGCCCACCCTCTCCCCGGAGCAGCAGGAAATGTTACAGGCGTTTTCTACCCAGTCTGGCATGAACCTCGAGTGGTCCCAGAA GTGCCTTCAGGACAACAACTGGGACTATACCAGATCTGCCCAAGCCTTCACTCATCTCAAG gcCAAGGGTGAGATCCCAGAAGTTGCATTCATGAAGTGA
- the Taf6l gene encoding TAF6-like RNA polymerase II p300/CBP-associated factor-associated factor 65 kDa subunit 6L isoform X3, with product MCATVSEKPHSSQFMKHTKRRKLTVEDFNRALRWSSVEAVCGYGSQEALPLRPAREGELYFPEDREVNLVELALATNIPKGCAETAVRVHVSYLDGKGNLAPQGSVPSAVSSLTDDLLKYYQQVTRAVLGDDPQLMKVALQDLQTNSKIAALLPYFVYVVSGVKSVSHDLEQLHRLLQVARSLVRNPHLCLGPYVRSLVGSVLYCVLEPLAASINPLNDHWTLRDGAALLLSHIFWTHGDLVSGLYQQILLSLQKVLADPVRPLCSHYGAVVGLHALGWKAVERVLYPHLSTYWTNLQAVLDDYSVSNAQVKADGHKVYGAILVAVERLLKMKAQAAEPSAGGPGGRGFRRSEDLPWDSLLLQESPSGGGAEPSFGSGLLLPPGGAGPEDPFPSVTLADIYRELYAFFGDSLAIRFGTGQPAPTAPRPPGEKKEPATAPDSVRKMPQLTASAVVSPQGDESPRGGGGPPSASAPAPSEGRPLPRVHRARGAPRQQGPGTGTRDVFQKSRFAPRGAPHFRFIIAGRQAGRRCRGRLFQTAFPAPYGPSPASRYVQKLPMIGRTGRPARRWALSDYSLYLPL from the exons GCTGTGTGTGGTTATGGGTCTCAGGAGGCATTGCCTCTGCGCCCTGCCAGGGAGGGTGAACTCTACTTTCCTGAGGACCGAGAGGTGAACCTGGTGGAGCTGGCCCTGGCTACCAACATCCCCAAAGGCTGTGCTGAGACAGCTGTCAGAG TTCATGTTTCCTATCTGGACGGCAAAGGGAACCTGGCACCTCAAGGATCAG TGCCCAGTGCGGTATCTTCACTGACGGATGACCTGCTCAAGTACTATCAGCAAGTGACACGGGCTGTGCTAGGGGATGATCCACAGCTGatgaag GTCGCTTTGCAGGACCTTCAGACAAACTCCAAAATTGCAGCACTCCTGCCTTACTTTGTTTATGTGGTCAGTGGG GTAAAATCTGTAAGCCATGACTTGGAGCAGCTGCACCGGCTGCTGCAGGTAGCACGGAGCCTGGTTCGCAACCCACACCTCTGCCTGGGGCCCTATGTCCGCTCCCTGGTGGGCAGTGTCCTTTACTGTGTTTTGGAGCCACTGGCTGCCTCCATCAACCCCCTGAATGACCACTGGACTCTGCGGGATGGGGCTGCCCTCCTGCTCAGCCACATCTTCTG GACTCATGGGGACCTTGTAAGTGGCCTCTACCAGCAGATCCTGCTTTCCCTGCAGAAGGTCCTAGCAGACCCTGTGCGGCCTCTCTGCTCTCACTATGGGGCTGTGGTGGGGCTGCATGCTCTTGGCTGGAAG GCGGTAGAAAGAGTCCTGTACCCACACCTGTCTACTTACTGGACAAACCTGCAGGCTGTGCTGGATGATTATTCCGTATCTAATGCTCAGGTCAAAGCAGATGGACACAAAGTTTATGGAGCCATTCTG GTGGCTGTAGAGCGCCTGCTGAAGATGAAGGCTCAAGCAGCCGAGCCCAGCGCGGGTGGCCCAGGCGGCAGGGGGTTCCGGCGTTCGGAAGACCTGCCTTGGGACAGCCTTCTCCTTCAGGAGTCTCCTTCCGGGGGCGGTGCAGAGCCAAGCTTTGGGTCTGGTCTTTTGCTGCCACCAGGGGGAGCGGGGCCTGAGGACCCTTTTCCCTCAGTGACCCTGGCGGACATCTACCGTGAGCTCTACGCCTTCTTCGGTGACAGCTTGGCCATCCGCTTTGGCACGGGCCAGCCTGCGCCCACTGCCCCGAGGCCCCCCGGGGAGAAGAAAGAGCCGGCAACCGCCCCGGACTCAGTGCGGAAAATGCCGCAGCTGACGGCCAGTGCTGTGGTCAGCCCACAGGGTGACGAGAGCCCCCGGGGCGGCGGCGGTCCCCCGTCGGCCTCGGCGCCCGCGCCCTCTGAGGGCAGGCCGCTGCCGCGCGTGCACCGGGCGCGGGGAGCGCCCCGGCAGCAGGGCCCGGGCACCGGCACGCGCGACGTCTTCCAGAAGAGCCGTTTTGCCCCGCGCGGCGCCCCCCACTTCCGTTTCATCATCGCCGGGCGGCAGGCCGGGCGGCGCTGCCGCGGGCGCCTCTTCCAGACTGCCTTCCCCGCGCCCTACGGGCCCAGCCCGGCCTCCCGCTATGTGCAGAAGCTGCCCATGATCGGCCGCACCGGCCGCCCGGCCCGCCGCTGGGCGCTGTCGGACTACTCGCTGTACCTACCGCTCTGA
- the Tmem223 gene encoding transmembrane protein 223 — MAAAWRCSHGLLVALRLLPTRQALHHAIPAQDVLLFEHERGRFFTLLGLFCAGQGIFWASLALTAWSAPPVQARPLDAEAPDRGRLDLRAVLWRYGLAVSCGAIGTLVLGAGLLFSLRSVRSVMLRAGGQQVTLTTHAPFGLGAPFTVPLNQVSCMAHRGEVPAMLPLKIKGHRFYFLLDKAGHFPNVQLFDNTVGTYRSL; from the exons ATGGCGGCAGCTTGGAGGTGTTCTCATGGGCTGCTTGTGGCGCTGCGGCTCCTGCCCACGCGCCAGGCCCTGCACCACGCGATCCCCGCGCAGGATGTGCTACTCTTCGAGCATGAGCGGGGCCGGTTCTTCACTCTCCTCGGACTCTTCTGCGCCGGCCAGGGCATCTTCTGGGCCTCCCTGGCCTTGACAGCATGGTCTGCACCCCCGGTCCAGGCGCGACCCCTGGATGCAGAGGCCCCAGACCGCGGCCGCTTGGACCTGCGCGCTGTGCTCTGGCGCTACGGGCTGGCAGTCAGCTGCGGTGCCATCG GGACCTTGGTACTGGGTGCTGGTCTTCTCTTCTCTCTACGATCTGTGCGTTCAGTGATGCTTCGAGCAGGAGGGCAGCAGGTGACCCTGACCACTCATGCCCCTTTTGGCTTGGGAGCCCCTTTCACCGTCCCCTTGAACCAGGTATCCTGCATGGCCCACCGAGGAGAAGTCCCAGCTATGCTGCCTCTGAAGATCAAAGGCCATCGCTTCTATTTCCTCTTGGACAAAGCTGGACACTTCCCCAACGTTCAGCTCTTTGACAACACTGTGGGTACCTACCGGAGCTTGTAA
- the Tmem179b gene encoding transmembrane protein 179B has product MALPWLQRVELALFAAAFLCGAVAAATLTRTQGSFRGSCPLYGMTTQNGSFLALSHSSAPSLCYFVAGASGFLALYCLLLLLFWVYSSCIEDSKRGLIGLRVALAISAIAIFLVLVSACILRFGTRSFCNSIISLNSTISCSEAQKIPWTPPGTALQFYSNLHNAETSSWVNLVLWCVVLVLQVMQWKSEATPYRPLERGDPEWSSETDVLVGPRLPHS; this is encoded by the exons ATGGCGCTGCCCTGGCTGCAGCGTGTCGAGCTCGCGCTCTTCGCCGCCGCCTTCCTGTGCGGCGCCGTGGCGGCCGCAACGCTCACCCGGACCCAG GGCTCCTTCAGGGGTAGCTGTCCGTTGTATGGTATGACCACCCAGAATGGCTCCTTCCTGGCCTTATCCCATTCCTCGGCCCCATCCCTCTGCTACTTTGTGGCAGGGGCCTCTGGCTTCCTGGCCCTCTACTGCCTCCTGCTTCTGCTCTTCTGGGTCTACAGCAGCTGCATCGAAGACTCAAAAAG AGGTCTTATAGGGCTCCGCGTTGCACTGGCCATCTCAGCTATAGCCATCTTCCTGGTCTTAGTATCTGCCTGTATCCTTCGATTTGGCACCAGATCCTTCTGCAATTCCATCATCTCCCTGAACAGTACAATTAG CTGCTCTGAAGCTCAGAAAATTCCATGGACACCCCCTGGAACAGCTCTGCAGTTTTACTCCAACCTACACAATGCTGAA ACCTCTTCGTGGGTGAATCTGGTATTATGGTGTGTGGTGTTGGTGCTCCAGGTCATGCAGTGGAAGTCTGAAGCCACCCCATACCGGCCTCTGGAGAGGGGAGACCCTGAGTGGAGCTCTGAGACAGATGTTCTTGTTGGGCCACGCCTGCCCCATTCCTGA